The following proteins are encoded in a genomic region of Stigmatopora nigra isolate UIUO_SnigA chromosome 3, RoL_Snig_1.1, whole genome shotgun sequence:
- the ppm1g gene encoding protein phosphatase 1G isoform X2, whose product MGAYLSQPNTTKTSCDGGNGTMSYGFSAMQGWRLSMEDAHNCIPEFDEETAMFSVYDGHGGEEVALYCSKYLPDIIKEQKTYKDGKLQKALEDAFLAIDSRITTEDVIKELVQIAGRPIEEPPTKVADEDDVDTEEAALLHEEATMTIEELLVRYGQNKNSSKQSVASSTISKKASGKSQEPSSHKGKDEEGPKKEEAVNGETEEESNGTETDGDGVSCGSKARACRRKIGDEGCGAVADCGSSGSSNGEEKAAKAEVDAGPSCSSSSATEGDSKSRFFDDSEESEGEGEDEEEGSEEEDGSEEGEADSSELEEDTEEGEEDSDEDEEEMSLPGMDGKEEPGSDSGTTAVVALIRGKQLIVANAGDSRCVVSERGKAVDMSYDHKPEDELELSRIKKAGGKVTMDGRVNGGLNLSRAIGDHFYKRNKVLPPEEQMISSMPDVKVLTLNDDHDFMVIACDGIWNVLSSQEVIDFFSERIKPDQGGVTRPLSSIVEELLDHCLAPDTSGDGTGCDNMTCMVITFRPHACQGQTLSDDTKKRKHEDEEEVERKAPNASAEPEKNGNDSKKPRSDQS is encoded by the exons ATGGGGGCTTATCTGTCGCAGCCGAACACGACCAAGACCTCTTGTGATGGCGGCAACGGCACCATGAGCTACGGCTTCTCTGCTATGCAGGGCTGGCGACTTTCCATGGAG GATGCTCACAATTGCATCCCAGAGTTTGACGAGGAGACTGCCATGTTTTCTGTGTATGATGGACATGGAG gagaGGAGGTGGCTCTTTACTGTTCAAAGTATCTTCCTGATATCATCAAGGAGCAGAAGACCTATAAAGATGGCAAACTACAGAAG GCACTGGAAGATGCCTTCCTGGCCATCGACAGCAGAATCACCACAGAGGATGTCATCAAGGAGCTGGTGCAGATTGCCGGCCGTCCCATTGAGGAACCGCCCACTAAAGTGGCAGATGAGGACGACG TGGATACAGAAGAGGCAGCTTTGCTCCACGAGGAGGCCACAATGACCATTGAGGAGTTGCTTGTGCGCTATGGACAGAACAAGAACAGTAGCAAGCAATCTGTTGCTAGCAG TACAATTTCTAAGAAGGCATCGGGCAAGTCTCAGGAGCCCTCTTCGCACAAAGGGAAAGACGAGGAAGGCCCCAAGAAGGAGGAAGCTGTGAATGGGGAGACAGAAGAAGAGAGTAACGGTACGGAGACGGATGGCGATGGCGTGTCTTGCGGGTCCAAGGCGCGGGCATGCCGTAGAAAGATCGGCGACGAAGGCTGTGGGGCAG TGGCGGACTGCGGCAGCTCTGGAAGTTCCAATGGAGAAGAAAAGGCCGCTAAAGCGGAGGTAGACGCTGGCCCATCGTGTTCGTCGTCATCAGCCACCGAAGGTGATTCCAAGTCCAGATTCTTCGATGACAGTGAGGAGTCTGAAGGAGAGGGAGAAGATGAGGAAGAAGGCAGTGAAGAAGag GATGGCAGTGAGGAGGGGGAGGCTGACAGCAGTGAGCTGGAAGAAGACACTGAAGAAGGGGAGGAAGACtcagatgaagatgaggaagaaaTGAGTTTACCTGGAATGGATGGAAAGGAGGAG CCGGGCTCAGACAGCGGCACCACTGCTGTTGTAGCGCTAATCCGAGGAAAGCAGCTGATTGTGGCCAATGCTGGGGATTCTCGTTGCGTAGTCTCAGAGCGAG GCAAAGCTGTCGACATGTCCTATGACCACAAACCTGAGGACGAGCTGGAGCTGTCACGTATTAAAAAGGCTGGGGGGAAAGTGACTATGGATGGACGGGTCAATGGTGGGCTGAACCTTTCCAGAGCCATTG GTGATCATTTCTATAAGAGGAACAAGGTTCTTCCCCCAGAGGAGCAGATGATTTCGTCCATGCCTGATGTGAAGGTTCTGACGCTCAACGATGACCACGACTTTATGGTCATCGCCTGCGACGGCATCTG GAATGTATTGAGCAGTCAGGAGGTGATCGACTTCTTCAGCGAGAGGATCAAACCCGACCAGGGCGGTGTGACCAGACCCCTTTCGTCCATTGTGGAGGAG CTTTTGGACCATTGTTTGGCCCCAGACACTTCGGGAGATGGGACAGGATGCGACAACATGACCTGCATGGTCATCACCTTCCGACCACATGCCTGCCAAGGTCAGACCCTGTCAGACGACACTAAGAAGAGGAAGCacgaggatgaggaggaggtggagaggAAGGCGCCGAACGCCTCAGCCGAGCCAGAGAAGAACGGGAACGACAGCAAAAAGCCCAGAAGTGACCAAAGCTAA
- the mis12 gene encoding protein MIS12 homolog isoform X1 → MEFKDVSADADVFPESTLELYETQFFGYTPQTFLFRLSSVFMDSLCDTLSVAEQVSVRQLLKGKSDSSKEERLRSQARECSRRLETFVRERFKKVSERMDALLVGHCFSIPPNVLLKEDERHKSYPPNTQEMLRLESSLPELRKSYEAELCARHALQSELEEQEAVQKQLDDFLAWITQLQVTSGLTGGVESAKENAQLMLASVEKLQKAILEASNKAPSSD, encoded by the exons ATGGAATTCAAAGATGTCTCAGCAGACGCGGACGTTTTCCCCGAATCAACGTTGGAATTATACGAGACGCAGTTTTTCGGCTACACGCCGCAGACATTTCTATTTCGTCTTTCTAGTGTCTTCATGGACTCCCTGTGCGACACTCTGAGCGTCGCGGAGCAAGTGAGCGTACGGCAACTGTTGAAAGGCAAGTCGGACTCGAGCAAAGAAGAGCGGCTTCGATCTCAGGCCAGGGAGTGCAGCCGCAGACTGGAAACGTTTGTCAGGGAGCGATTCAAGAAGGTGTCGGAGCGGATGGATGCGTTGCTCGTCGGCCACTGTTTTTCCATTCCGCCCAATGTCCTTTTGAAGGAGGATGAGCGTCATAAGAGCTATCCCCCAAACACACAG GAGATGCTCCGTCTGGAGTCGTCCTTGCCAGAACTCCGCAAATCTTATGAGGCGGAGTTGTGTGCTCGCCATGCACTGCAGTCCGAGCTTGAGGAGCAAGAGGCAGTACAAAAGCAGCTGGACGACTTCCTGGCCTGGATCACACAGCTCCAGGTTACCTCAGGTCTCACGGGGGGAGTTGAAAGTGCCAAGGAAAATGCCCAACTGATGCTAGCATCTGTAGAGAAATTGCAGAAAGCCATTTTGGAGGCGTCCAACAAAGCACCTAGTTCTGACTGA
- the ppm1g gene encoding protein phosphatase 1G isoform X1, with protein sequence MGAYLSQPNTTKTSCDGGNGTMSYGFSAMQGWRLSMEDAHNCIPEFDEETAMFSVYDGHGGEEVALYCSKYLPDIIKEQKTYKDGKLQKALEDAFLAIDSRITTEDVIKELVQIAGRPIEEPPTKVADEDDGECRPENCCPVSVDTEEAALLHEEATMTIEELLVRYGQNKNSSKQSVASSTISKKASGKSQEPSSHKGKDEEGPKKEEAVNGETEEESNGTETDGDGVSCGSKARACRRKIGDEGCGAVADCGSSGSSNGEEKAAKAEVDAGPSCSSSSATEGDSKSRFFDDSEESEGEGEDEEEGSEEEDGSEEGEADSSELEEDTEEGEEDSDEDEEEMSLPGMDGKEEPGSDSGTTAVVALIRGKQLIVANAGDSRCVVSERGKAVDMSYDHKPEDELELSRIKKAGGKVTMDGRVNGGLNLSRAIGDHFYKRNKVLPPEEQMISSMPDVKVLTLNDDHDFMVIACDGIWNVLSSQEVIDFFSERIKPDQGGVTRPLSSIVEELLDHCLAPDTSGDGTGCDNMTCMVITFRPHACQGQTLSDDTKKRKHEDEEEVERKAPNASAEPEKNGNDSKKPRSDQS encoded by the exons ATGGGGGCTTATCTGTCGCAGCCGAACACGACCAAGACCTCTTGTGATGGCGGCAACGGCACCATGAGCTACGGCTTCTCTGCTATGCAGGGCTGGCGACTTTCCATGGAG GATGCTCACAATTGCATCCCAGAGTTTGACGAGGAGACTGCCATGTTTTCTGTGTATGATGGACATGGAG gagaGGAGGTGGCTCTTTACTGTTCAAAGTATCTTCCTGATATCATCAAGGAGCAGAAGACCTATAAAGATGGCAAACTACAGAAG GCACTGGAAGATGCCTTCCTGGCCATCGACAGCAGAATCACCACAGAGGATGTCATCAAGGAGCTGGTGCAGATTGCCGGCCGTCCCATTGAGGAACCGCCCACTAAAGTGGCAGATGAGGACGACGGTGAGTGCAGGCCCGAAAACTGCTGTCCTGTTAGCG TGGATACAGAAGAGGCAGCTTTGCTCCACGAGGAGGCCACAATGACCATTGAGGAGTTGCTTGTGCGCTATGGACAGAACAAGAACAGTAGCAAGCAATCTGTTGCTAGCAG TACAATTTCTAAGAAGGCATCGGGCAAGTCTCAGGAGCCCTCTTCGCACAAAGGGAAAGACGAGGAAGGCCCCAAGAAGGAGGAAGCTGTGAATGGGGAGACAGAAGAAGAGAGTAACGGTACGGAGACGGATGGCGATGGCGTGTCTTGCGGGTCCAAGGCGCGGGCATGCCGTAGAAAGATCGGCGACGAAGGCTGTGGGGCAG TGGCGGACTGCGGCAGCTCTGGAAGTTCCAATGGAGAAGAAAAGGCCGCTAAAGCGGAGGTAGACGCTGGCCCATCGTGTTCGTCGTCATCAGCCACCGAAGGTGATTCCAAGTCCAGATTCTTCGATGACAGTGAGGAGTCTGAAGGAGAGGGAGAAGATGAGGAAGAAGGCAGTGAAGAAGag GATGGCAGTGAGGAGGGGGAGGCTGACAGCAGTGAGCTGGAAGAAGACACTGAAGAAGGGGAGGAAGACtcagatgaagatgaggaagaaaTGAGTTTACCTGGAATGGATGGAAAGGAGGAG CCGGGCTCAGACAGCGGCACCACTGCTGTTGTAGCGCTAATCCGAGGAAAGCAGCTGATTGTGGCCAATGCTGGGGATTCTCGTTGCGTAGTCTCAGAGCGAG GCAAAGCTGTCGACATGTCCTATGACCACAAACCTGAGGACGAGCTGGAGCTGTCACGTATTAAAAAGGCTGGGGGGAAAGTGACTATGGATGGACGGGTCAATGGTGGGCTGAACCTTTCCAGAGCCATTG GTGATCATTTCTATAAGAGGAACAAGGTTCTTCCCCCAGAGGAGCAGATGATTTCGTCCATGCCTGATGTGAAGGTTCTGACGCTCAACGATGACCACGACTTTATGGTCATCGCCTGCGACGGCATCTG GAATGTATTGAGCAGTCAGGAGGTGATCGACTTCTTCAGCGAGAGGATCAAACCCGACCAGGGCGGTGTGACCAGACCCCTTTCGTCCATTGTGGAGGAG CTTTTGGACCATTGTTTGGCCCCAGACACTTCGGGAGATGGGACAGGATGCGACAACATGACCTGCATGGTCATCACCTTCCGACCACATGCCTGCCAAGGTCAGACCCTGTCAGACGACACTAAGAAGAGGAAGCacgaggatgaggaggaggtggagaggAAGGCGCCGAACGCCTCAGCCGAGCCAGAGAAGAACGGGAACGACAGCAAAAAGCCCAGAAGTGACCAAAGCTAA
- the mis12 gene encoding protein MIS12 homolog isoform X2 yields MDSLCDTLSVAEQVSVRQLLKGKSDSSKEERLRSQARECSRRLETFVRERFKKVSERMDALLVGHCFSIPPNVLLKEDERHKSYPPNTQEMLRLESSLPELRKSYEAELCARHALQSELEEQEAVQKQLDDFLAWITQLQVTSGLTGGVESAKENAQLMLASVEKLQKAILEASNKAPSSD; encoded by the exons ATGGACTCCCTGTGCGACACTCTGAGCGTCGCGGAGCAAGTGAGCGTACGGCAACTGTTGAAAGGCAAGTCGGACTCGAGCAAAGAAGAGCGGCTTCGATCTCAGGCCAGGGAGTGCAGCCGCAGACTGGAAACGTTTGTCAGGGAGCGATTCAAGAAGGTGTCGGAGCGGATGGATGCGTTGCTCGTCGGCCACTGTTTTTCCATTCCGCCCAATGTCCTTTTGAAGGAGGATGAGCGTCATAAGAGCTATCCCCCAAACACACAG GAGATGCTCCGTCTGGAGTCGTCCTTGCCAGAACTCCGCAAATCTTATGAGGCGGAGTTGTGTGCTCGCCATGCACTGCAGTCCGAGCTTGAGGAGCAAGAGGCAGTACAAAAGCAGCTGGACGACTTCCTGGCCTGGATCACACAGCTCCAGGTTACCTCAGGTCTCACGGGGGGAGTTGAAAGTGCCAAGGAAAATGCCCAACTGATGCTAGCATCTGTAGAGAAATTGCAGAAAGCCATTTTGGAGGCGTCCAACAAAGCACCTAGTTCTGACTGA